From the Aquarana catesbeiana isolate 2022-GZ linkage group LG10, ASM4218655v1, whole genome shotgun sequence genome, the window AGGACTCCTAACTATCCACTGGGATATGTGGATAACAGAAGGAAGGAGTACTTTGAACCAAACTATGGGAGATCTCCAAGGACTCCACGGTATAATGTCCCTACCCATAACAGGTTCTCCCCTTTTAGGGAAGGAAGACAACGTACGTCCCAATGGGAATTCAGAAATAGAAGAGATAACCCAGGAGAAAGGGATTTTCACCAGGGGAGATCACGAGACAACTGTCGGAATATTGAAGATTATCAGGACCAAGCCGACACCTTGATAAATACATTTGTAGACAAAGGATATCACCCTGATTCCTTAGCAAGATTAAAGAAGGAGATACAAGACCTGGATCGGGATTCCTTATTAAAGAAAGATTGTAACACTAGTAAGAACTCTCCGATGTATATAGCTTTTATTACAGGCTTTACCAACCAATACCGCTCTATTGAACATATAGGGAGGAAGTATTGGCCTATTTTAAAATCTGATAGGACTTTAGGGAAAATCCTTACAAAAAACCTTGTTTCATCTATAGGAGAGCACCAACCCTCAGAAACCATTTGGTTCATAATGTTATCTACCCTCCTAAGAATGTAAAATTGTTTTCAAGTATGAAGGGCTTTTACAGATGTCAAAAGTGTTTGGCCTGTAGGGTCAGCAAGAAACAACCTAAAAAAAGAACTTCCTTCAAATCAAGGAATGGTAAAGAGTATGAGATTAGAGAACTGGTCACCTGCAATACCACTCATGTGACCTATATCATCGAATGTCCGTGCCGAATGCAATATGTTGGTAGGACCACTAGACCCCTTTGTGTATgcattagggaacacattaacaaTATTAGAAAGGAGTTCCCTAAACACAACCTCTCCAGACATTTCGATGAATTTCACCATAGGGATCCATCTGGCCTGGTCTTTTATGATATTGACACCATCAAGGACCATTGGAGGGGGGGCAGTAAAAAGAACCTGATATCCCggaatgaaaccagatggatataccgTTTAGGCTGTCTGGTCCCTAGGGGACTTAATGTGGaaattgatttaaattgttttttatccaatttctaacaATAAGTGTTAATATAGATCACTTCCTTAGTCCTCACCTACTCTCCATTTTGGCTTCCCCCTGTTTTATCTAGTGTTTCCTATACAGTTTTAACACAGTGTTTTCTATATAGTGTTTTTAACCAAGCATTTTTAATATAAttcttaatatacatatatatattttttcttttttctttctcttatatatttttttatgtataatttacATATGTAGATTCAGTCATTATCAACCTACACACACATCTGCATACAGCATTTAAGGCTGCCATATTCCCTCACGACCATATGGCCTTGGAGTGTTTCACTCTTACCCCCTTTTTATACACTTGACTTAAACGATGGAAGATTTacttatatattacatttttttcatactTCCTTTTATTATTTTCACTTTTGTATATTCAATTTTACTTTTACTAATTTtccttaatatatatatttttttttctttcttttacatttATCATTAACTATTCCTTCTCCTATTTAATACATATTTCTCCCTTTTTGTTTTCTCTTTGATCCACTGGAGGAAATACACTGTTATGTTTTATTATGTATACGTAATTTTCTACAATTTTTTGTCCATTTGCTGATTGAATTGTATATACGGAGGCGCCAACTATGACATTATTTGAAGagtccactagatggtgctcggTGCAAACCTTTTCATTACAGCATAAAGTTTTTCGCATCCGCTTGGTGGGTGTGGTCGTATACCTAGGTTTTTGATTGGAGATAATGGCGCCTCTATGGACTACATATAGAcgtaaggtgtaccaagatggccgcacctcagatgacgtcttgatgacgaaacacgtaaggcgtggcctcgtgatacgcataCGTCGCTTTCTGTGTGTCGTGTTTTACTCTGGACTTCCGGTTTCGGGCAGgtaggcggtggaacgcacgccgccaccACGCTGCTATTACGGCCATCGGCTTTGAGCCGGCCGGTGGAGCGCtgtcagctcccgtttttaaagtgtttttacaataaatacatttttttggatttacactatgaggctccctTCTTTTCTATAACATATGTATGCTTAACACTGGGGATTAATAAGAGGACATCGCTGCATTGGAGAAGGACGGTAACCGGGCTGAGGATTACCGCCAAGGAACATCATTGCTGGATCCTAACCTACACGCCTGTTACCCCtacaggggttgggcactctggtgagtgagggcacgattggTGGTGCAGTGGAAGATGGGGAGCACTTGTTACATCAAGAATCTTTTTACTTTATTGGATTGATATATCACAGTTCTTCAGACTATATTGAGTTTTTTTAGGACACTGGATTTTTTACCATCACTTTGCACATTAGTACCACCTGTTGGACACTTTATCACAGTGGTTTAGAGTGGTTTTAGATGATTTTTTGCTACATGCTGTTTGGTATTTTATATCACTGCTAAAGACTTTTTGTGGattatattttattgatatatgttaggtcacatattttctagcactttgcactttatggtACAGTGGATCGTTTTGGCATATTCTCACTTACATATGGTTTTTATTATACTCAttcattactttttatttatttttatatttatgattaATATCTAATGTACACAtgttttgaacagcgccaattcccccattatagAATCCTGCTTGTTTTGAATTTCACCTAAGTGATATTCTGTgtcgggggggctgcagttctttttctcctcctaagcgcggaataatttaattttatttttaaccactgaCATGtcgtcagctggtccttttgtggcagggctgaaatgcagtggaaatgtttttttttttggattaagttcattttcatggcaaagagggattcttcataacattctggagtatatgcaaattgccattataaaaactgaggcaacagactttgtaaaaattaatattaaaaatccCCGGAATGTATCAAAACGTGCAAACAGAAAAGCATccagaacacagaaattgtggtgtgaactggcccttaaacacAGTGATTTATGGGCCTGTAGCTTGTACACATGTCTTCCTTCCTTTGTAATAGGTTTTCCCatttcatcttccaggacagcacgtgagagagtggctccacccacctAAAACTGGAAACACATCATCCACAATCAAATAAAAAGAGCACAGTCACCCAGTGTCCTCAGTATTTGTGTTTTCTCCGGCCTAGCAGGAACATCTAAATGGTTTGTTAGTTTTTCGGTCACGCTTCATGTCCTCGGTTGCTGGTTGAGCTCCTGATGTTTGCTGCTGATTGATATGGTCATGGCCACTGGCTTCCCCAAATTTTTTGGAGGGAGAACTGCATGGCTGGAGCAGGCCATCCCCCAGGGATCAGTGAGGCTGAAGTTTCGGCTTCCTAAGTCCCTGATTACTTCCAGATGGGAGGGGTGCATGACTGCTGAGGCAGGTAAGCTATTTTGTGCAGGCCAGAACAGAATGCAGCCTGCTATGCTGAAAGTCCCCCTGAAGGGATAGCAATATGGTTGGGTTGTGAGTATACCCTTGTACCATTATCCACAGACACCAGGAAAGGAGCGCAAACAGGTGGGGGGTGGAGCAGTAGGCGGACCTGGATCTTCTCAGGACTATTACAGCAAACTTTCATCTGGTCAGCAAAGCTACACTGTTGTAGTCTGATTCTGGCAGATGGCTCCAAGGTAGGTTGTTTTGAGTTTTTTTCTATAGCTCTCCTTCCTACCATACCTGTACTGTGGGGAGGCACAGTGTGGGGTTAACCCTAGGAGGATGGTCCTCTCTTTCGGTATTGGTTGCTATGGGTGTCTGTGTGCCTCCTATAAACACATGGTGAATTTGCTTTATGTTCTGTCCACCATTAGTGTGGTAATTTTGGAGGCAGAGGCCTTAACGCTTGTCAATATGCAGAGTACTTGCAAACATCAGAGATCAGCATAAGCTGCAACCTGTTAACTCCTTCCTACCTACACTTGTGCATGTGCAGGGCTGCTGGGGTCGGCTTACTCCATGTTTACCATCAATTACACTCCTTTTTTTTCCAGCAAGGGGAAGTGACGGCTtggtggggtctgctgtgatttaggctgggttcacactgctgcgaatttgcttgcgaatttgagccgttgcgatgtctcaaattcgcaagtcatgtAAATTACATAGCTTAACATTATTGCCGtgcacatcaatgcgttgcgaatctaacctgcgggaaaaaaaggtcatgtgcgagtttgatccgtgtgcgatgcgaattcagctccatagactttaaTTGAATTCGCAATGAAAACGCAATAGGACCTTCACATCactgctatatttttttttggtcttcCCCCTCCAACTCCTCCCATCCTTTTCCCCTCACAGCCCCACCCTTCCCCCTCACTAACTCCCTTCCTGTTTTCtccatgtgctgtgctgttcagtcACATACCACAATGGCAAACAGGCGCACAAAGACTGGCATAGAGAATGAAGATCTGATAAGGCTGGTCCAACAAAGGCAATACCTCTGGGACTGCAGGGACCCACGTCACAAAGATACTGGGAAGAAGAACCAAGGATGGCAGGAGATAGTCAAGATCCTGTTTCCAGAGTGGGACAGCCTGACACCTAATGTCCAGAAAGACCTGCGTAAGTACAATTGCTACCTGCACTCTGTGCTTAGCTTGTTTacagttagggttagtgttcagattagggttgagattagggttagggttaggctggttcttgtaagccctcatgcacacaggctgttaaaaaaacattatgaaaatgccagtatctttgcagtgatttttttttacttttttcagcgtttttgcaatagcgttttttagcgtttttgcgcgtttttgagcttttttttttttttttttcaatttttttatttttttttttttttcatggttatatgaatggttatatatatatatatatatatatatatatatatatatatatatatatatatatatatatattataattatatatattttatattatataattatatatatatatatatataattatatatatattacatggttatatatatatattttttcatggttTTTTGATGGTTATATGTATTAATGATATGTTATTTTAAGATCTATATGTacacaaatacaaacacacacacccacccTGTAAAATAATGTCAAGACACACATGTGAACTGTAGCTAATGTAacattttatttcacacaaatctAATTTATACCATGTAGTATGTTCATCAGAgtacagttttttaattttttaagcatTAATTGCATCTAGCTGCCATGATAGCTGCCCACTTTCGGACATAAAGTACTCTGTGAAGTCGTGGCGAACATTTTCCCCATTGTAGTTGCCACGGGTTCCGATCCACATTGGCTCTTCAAGGTCATGCATCAAACTGTCCTCAAATATGTATCCATCCCGAGCACGAACAAAATTGTGCAATGCACAGGCTGCTTGCACTGCTGGCGTGCTCCATACTCAGGCAGATAGATGAGTGCAAGAAACGCCACTTATTAGCaagtatgccaaaagcacactcTACTACACGTCTTGCTCTTGTCAGTCTgtaattaaataccctcttttCAATGGTAAGTCCTCTTTTGGCATATGGGCGTAGAAGATGCTTGGATATAGGaaatgcctcatccccaacaaacacataAGGCTCCAGAGGTTGATTGGTTCCAGGAAATGGTTGACTATCTGGAAGGTTCAATGTGTTTTCACGAAGCATCTTGCCAAAGGATGAATGAGAGAGGATGCTTGAGTCAGAGCTACTTCCATATGAACCAATATCCACATAGGTTAAGGAATAATTTGCATCGGCCACTGCCATTAAAACGATTGAGAAATACTTTTTATAATTAAAGTATTTTGAGCCACTACGTATTGGGCTGATTATTCGGATGTGCTTTCCATCTACTGCACccacacaatttgggaaattgcaccgcTGCCAAAAAACTTCGGCTATTTTAGCCCAGTCTTCCTTAGTCGGCTTCTTCATCACCAACTCTTTTAACACTTGCCATATAGCTGCACAGGTTTCATGCACAATCATACTCACTGTTGATTTTCTCAGCTTGTATTCAAATTGTAAACTAGCAAATGAATTTCCGGTAGCTAGGTACCTGAAAGGAAAGAGAAGCATAATTAACAGTGTTCctgctttttttcagtttttgctctCAAGACAAGATGGCGTAGTCTACGTGACACATacacaaaatatgtgaaaaatctGCGGGAGAGCAAGAGTGGCTCAGCTGCCTCCAAAAAAAAGCCCTACGCCTTTGCTGGATACCTGGCTTTTCTAAAACCAGTCCTGGAACTGCGGAAGTAATCAATTATTAACTAtccctccctccaccctccttcTCACCATCACTCCTTCCTTCCCTATACCTCCTCAATCTAccacatttacattttattttgttttgtctgAGATATAAATTACCCTCTATTTACACAATAATTTCTTAGTAATCTTTTATATGTTACAGCACCGAATCCAGTTGGCAGGAGGAGGAAGTTATGGTTCCGGAAGACCAAGTGGAAGCTCCTGCTGAGGAGGAAATTGTGGACTGCAGCCCTTTGCTGCAGTCTCCAATGGAGCAGTCTGGTCCGGAGGAGCCCTTTGCTGCTGAAGCATCAACGGCTCCTATTCAATCACAGTCACAGCAAAGATCTAATAGGCGCTCCCAAACAAACAGGAGAGCTCCATTGCAAGAGGAGGATGATGGGACTGGGCAGCTGATAAGCATTGTGTCTGGGAATTTCCCAACAGATTGAGGCACAGCGCTGCCCTCACACTCTATTCataatgagtttacttcctcttgtaCAACAGGTTCCAGAGGATAGATATTTTGCAATGAGAATGGCTGTCCAGCAGTGCATATACTCATTCACTGTTCCCAGACATCCGTCCTCATTATCCAACGatcctcctccaccccaaaatgTAACAAACCCTTACCCTTCAAGCTTTGAAAATGTAAGAAGTATTTATGACATCAATACTTCGGACATCCCACATCCCATTCCGTCACCTATTCCTACTGTGATTTCCCCCCCCTGTCAGACCTCTAAATTTCACACCACCAATGCCCCCCACCAATTCTCAAATCTCCCTAAACATCAGACCACACAATCTACACATTGTACCGCCTTCTAGATCAAGAGAAGCCCATAGCGGCAACTATTACACCACATTACCTCCCGTGTCCTCCAAAAATCCTCCTGTGGCCTCTACCATCCCTCGAATGGCATCCGGGGAGCCTCATATTGATTCACAATATGGCACCCAATCAAGACAGCTAACCTATTCTAATTATTTGAGTGCACCTTTGCCAAAATACTCAGAGGTCCCAGGGCCGAGTTCTAATATTTCTAAAAAGCGAGCAGAGACTTATTATAATCTGTgaagaatattgttttattttgtgtttgtttCTTTATGTTAATATTATATTTCTGTTAAAGTAATATATTTCAGGACAGGGTGCCGATACCTTTATTTTATGTGAAGACTATCGTTTTAAATGTTTTATGTTACATGTTATTTAATATAGTTTGTGTTATTTAAATACTTTACATTCTCAACAAAATGTTTACTGCCTTTTTTGGCTTAtttgatttctaaaaaaaataaacgtaaaCAAATATGTTGGATTAGAAGATACTTtgcattggtttccttttttcTATGAGAATAAATACTATATCTTACCTTAAGGTTACTAGTAATCGCTCTGCTGGTTCCACATTCTTCCTGAAGTTGGTGTTCTGATGTTCCAAATAGCTGTAGGTCAGTCATAGCAATTCGTCAAAGCTAAaagttatatatatacaaaaatatttgagATTGCGTAGATATGTGAAGATTAATCAGATGAGAAAGTGGGGTGAAAGGGAGGATAGCTAGGATATATctcaaacatttattgatgggaGGGAGAGATAATGGATGAGAAGAGGGATGTACTGTGGGTTAGGGAGGGCGAGGGATACTggggggttagggttgggattagggttagggttctggtaaGGGTTAGGATTAGTGGGGGAGGGATACAGGGGGGAGGTAGGTAGGGTGGCTGAAGGAATTTTACTCACCTGCTCACTGACATACGAGCGTAGTTAAAAAATTTAGCATTATGAGCACGTAGATCATTATAGATTagcctgaactggcctctctcctccctatttgcaaTTACAGGGTGGATCCAGTACCTTCTACTTctctgcatcatcctcctcctcctcaatttggcttttttcttttttatcatgactgcagctGTAGCAGTTACAACTGCTGCCATAACCAAGGGCAATGACTGCTGATACATGCTGACACACAAACACACGTTCTTCTCCACACACTACACAAACCAGGGATAGAACAGGAAGTGATACAGCTCTTTATATGTCAGCATAAACACTGTACTCTATTGGACAGACATAAAATCGCTTTACCCTCCCAATTTGACAACCAATTCGCAATGTTAGCCGTATAATCGCTGTAAATTCGCAAGAACAAAtgaagaattcgcaatgcaaattcacaacgcaatcggaacaaaatcgcgttaaattcgcactgcagcagtgtgaacccagccttaatcaggTCTTTATGTACTTGCATTTGGGTAATAACCCACCCCTAAGCTGAACTAGAAACATTTGGTGTATCCTGAAACATTTTAATTTTCATGCACCTGGGCTTAACCTCTATGCAAGGGTTGCATAGACAAACCTGTGTTTAATTGCTCGTTAATGCCTGCAGGTGTTGGTCTTCTGATTGCTCTGCTGTGGTTGCCACTTCTTCCAAAGGTGTCAGCAGCTTTCATTTATCACTAGATTTGTATTTATGAACTGGGAGGCTTTGTCTGTCTCCCACCTTTCTGTGGGCTATGTAAAGCAATTCAGGTGTACTGCAATCACTGTGTATATACATTGATTAAATATGTagtatattaaccacttcgcgcccgcgctatagccgaaagacggctacagcgcggatgacaattgccgggagggcgtccctggacctCCTCCTGATTACTTCTGAGATGAgcgcatcagggaaattctgtgctggccgtgtcccttggacacagcctgtcacagatcgctgtaaatggccaatcacagcggccatttacagcgtgatcggagtgtccaatgagagatgatctcatatgtaaacatatgagatcatctctcatcgctggctctccctcctcacacagacacagcgtgtgaggagggagagttaACGGCTGCAGCGTGTGTCAAGAaataaaaaacgttaaaaaaaagtgacgtcagtgtcatctgtccccactgccatctgtcgccgctgtcatcagtcagtgccatctgtcatcagtgccacctgtcagtgtcacgtgccatctgttatccgtgtcacgtgtcatcagtgcaacctattagtgccatctgtcatcagtgtcacgtgtcattgtcctggtgctccagggccttcaaaagtgtaataggtagtcaacaagttagatgtgtaatttatgctccttgaacacctgatggtgctcccagcatgttgggcctctctatgtgactaggctgtgaaaaagtcccacacatgtggtatcgtaatactcaggagtagcagaatgtattttggggtgtcatttgtcgTATACACGTGccttgtgagagaaataacctattacaatgtggggggtgggggggggatcttcattttgcaaagaattgtgggaaaaaatgacagcatcaaaaagctcaccatgcatcttactaaataccttggaatgtctactttcaaaaaaggggtcatttgggggtatttgtactttcctggcttattggggtcgcaagaaatgagagaggctgtcagtacatcaggtgttatcaattttttatgatttgcaccatagcttgtggtagagctgcacaattaatcgttaaaaaatcgtgatctcgattcacctcccctgacgatctctcctgctgagtttgacgattctttcatataaacaagtggagagattatctgctcactcagctgtcaaaagaaaacatccaggcattctgccaagtttagaacttgaaacattgtatctaacttccttcttagatcaaagggatagaacttctctgtgtaaacaaataacctgggcaatctgccaagctttaaacaacctgtaaatgcaggaagtttaaccacttaaagtctaaatctttttctgacacttctttcttaagttaaaatcaatattttttgctaaaaaaaattacttggaacccccaaacattagagataaaatatatatatatatatttatttattataatattttataatatggaataaaatggcaattgctgcaatattttatgtcgcactgtatttgcccagcagtctttcaaatgcaattttttgggaaaaaatacacttcaataaataaaaaaaaagaaacagtaaagttagcgcaattttttttgttttaatgtgaaagatgatgttacgccgcgagaatcgtgagagaattgtgatctatcctctaagcaaaaaaatcgtgattctcattttagccagaatcgtgcagctctagcttgtggactctataactttcacaaacaccaaataatatccactaatttgggttatatttaccaaagataagtagcagtataaattgtggccaaaattttatgaagaaaaattaataatttgcaaaattttatcacagaaacgaagaaaaatttatagcgcaaaaaataaaaaaacccagaggtgatcaaataccaccaaaagaaagctctatttgtatgaaaaaaaggacaaaaaaatcatttgggtacagtattacatgactgagtaattgtcattcaaagtgtgagagcgctgaaagctgaaaattggtctgggcaagaggggggtttaagtgtccagttgtcaagtggttaaggagactcATATTTGTTTCTGTCTTAAATATTTGGTTATGTCTAGGAACTGAAGCTGTACTCCTTATGGGTTACCAGTATCTGCTATGAATTTCAGTTGTGTGCTTAGGCCTAGACTCCTATCACCTGGGGCTGCCTGGGATCCACCTTCTGATAGATGTATAATGTATTAGTAGCCAGAGAATAGACTATATCTATGACATGTGAATTGTTGGCTTTGTGGCATAGGCATCAGTTGCATCTGTATTGCTGTTGGGTATTAGATGAATACACTATGAATCTGACCTTGTGCTTCAGCTGTATGTTATGTCTCCTATGTATTTAAATACTCGACATTGGAGCCTATGCTTGTGTTATTTGATTTATATTCTTTTGGTACTATTGTGAATCATGCTTCATATGTGATTCAATTTCTTGACTCTGCATACGTATTAGGTTAAATGGTCTGCTTGAAATATAGCCCTCATTTGTATATGTGGACTTATAAATTTGTGAGGCTTTTACCTGATGTTTACATTGTCATGGGCAATCTGCTATATGTTGTCTTGATGCATTAATGTACATTGACAACAGGGATTTAAATGGTTAGAGATTAACTTAATGCAATGTCTTAGTACATGTGTTCACGCATATCTACATACATGTTCCACCACCTATTACATTATGTGTATGTGGAGAGATAAagtatagatatagctatagatatttTATATTACATTAGTCATCTTTGTGAGATGCTCCTTGTTGCAGAAGGTTCTGCGAGATTTGTTGTTTCTAGTATGAATGTACCTCAATACTGGTCTTGTGTATTCTACAGGGTCCTTTTAATCTTATGTACATGACTTTGAAGGGCTTTTGTCTTTGCATATGTACTTGAAATGCCCACGCAGTTTGCTGCTGAGCTTTCATTCAGCAGAGGATTAAATTCAACACCCATTAATAGATACTCTCCCTGTGCCTGGATCTGGTAAAGGGTATGGTCCCAGTCATCTACCATGAAGGTGAATTCAAgtagaaaatcttttttttcaagCTTATAAGTTGTAAAGTAACTTAGAAGGTTTCCCTCTTCATATGTTGTATTTTTGGTGTTCTTCCTCCAGTGGAACATTATTTCGTCTAaatgggactttgtaaggcaagagtcttcaaacaatatatcaaaatcgcatatataattttattatcaaaagattAAAATCATGACAGAGGACATGAAAAAACTTGGATAAAAAGATAAGGATGCTGACAATTCAAGTGGTGATAACAATGGCAATAACATATAAAGGTACAGTGGTAAACACAGAAAACCACAACCACTATTGCGGCTAAGGTTTGCACATACAAAAATCCCGATGCGTTTCGAGGTTTTAAATGGgttggaacctcttcttcaggggctggtgatGAGATGGGTGGTTATCTACACATTtacaaaaaaaggtaaaacatCTTAGAAAACATTCATGCTATGAGAGCAACATATGATCATAACAGTCAGAAATATTTAATATGTTTAGATGATATCCTCACCATGTAGCTTTTTGAACACACATTAgaaagcatccaactttaaaaGAAAACAATGGGCACAGTGACCTGCTGACCAGGAACGGACACGTGAGCCAACGCTAGCACCAAGGACACGGCATAGGCATGCGGCCCAGAaacaggacacaaagggcgtcctcccACCCGCAAATTGACGCCACTGGTGACAGCTGTTGTGAATGGTGTATGTCACCTAAGACATAAAAAAGGACAATCTAGTAGATTCCATTCCATAGATATAAAAGGAAAATAATCAAAATCAAAAGGGTGAAGCTTGCATCTAGTGTGTATTGATATTAATATAATAGGGACATCAATCTGTCCACCAGCTTACCTATAGGCTCATACAAAGTGGAGATCACTCCTAGCAAGTAGGAGGAAATCGCATAAGACTCTAGCAGGGTAGGGATGAATGCTGTTTCCCTCCGTGTGACCAGGTCTCACAACAAGAGGGAGAGCACAGTAGTTGGACACATCAGCATACAATAGCTGAAAGAAAAAGACGGAAAGTGTTGTGTGATTAATTAAAATCACAAAGGGACCAACATACAAAAACACTGCTGCAAGCAGTGTCCCAGCACAAACCATCCACATTACACTGGTGTGTAAGTGGATTTGCGTGTGCTGGCCTCTCCTAGCCTGAATCTATAGACAGAGCTTGCAATTTATAGGGATAGGAATGGACTAGTTACTTTAAGGAGTAGTAGAGCTGAACGACCGGTCCGACGCCTGTGTAGGCATGAGACTGGCCGCCCAAAGCATAAGGCTTTTCTAATGCCGTTCATTAGTGTGGATATCAGTAACAGCTGATGAGCCGGTGAGCGTCATAGACAGTGGGAGGGATCGCCCTCTGAATCCCGGCGCGCATGCCCGCCTCCTTGGTCCCACCCACGTGTCGGAGCGCAGAGAGAGGAAACATCCAGCTCTGACACATGCTGGGAGGGG encodes:
- the LOC141110770 gene encoding uncharacterized protein, producing the protein MCCAVQSHTTMANRRTKTGIENEDLIRLVQQRQYLWDCRDPRHKDTGKKNQGWQEIVKILFPEWDSLTPNVQKDLLFALKTRWRSLRDTYTKYVKNLRESKSGSAASKKKPYAFAGYLAFLKPVLELRNTESSWQEEEVMVPEDQVEAPAEEEIVDCSPLLQSPMEQSGPEEPFAAEASTAPIQSQSQQRSNRRSQTNRRAPLQEEDDGTGQLISIVSGNFPTD